The Acanthochromis polyacanthus isolate Apoly-LR-REF ecotype Palm Island chromosome 5, KAUST_Apoly_ChrSc, whole genome shotgun sequence genome includes a window with the following:
- the LOC110964798 gene encoding serine/threonine-protein kinase pim-1-like: MEDKRQRSRTKSPSRKTSSDKLSAKPQKRRRLDGFQDEESPCTSTDTGRVFFFEGDQPKRRRTTVSHDDQNKSKWETSRDREEPSAKKRRPLDVFLVDGESPSTSADTDADEPGRKKRRYFSDLEVTNEDTGDDSALIAAFEAQYVQQNPLGEGGCGSVYAGYRKADLLPVAIKYVPKDKIFCKHRDKNGKLISVEVAIMKRLGGGSAGSAGKSAPVALLDFYDLQQQLILVLERPVPAQDLLQYIMENGGCLEEEEAKIITKQLVDAAIHLLENRIFHRDIKVENILIETGSDVPRVRLIDFGLSCVFNRGSSYNVFYGTIDRNSPLSGTTPIHTPRAQRRCGKWEWFCMKWFTSMRTLRPADSS, encoded by the exons ATGGAAGACAAACGTCAAA GAAGCAGGACTAAGAGTCCAAGCAGAAAGACCAGCTCTGACAAGCTTTCTGCAAAACCACAGAAGAGGAGACGCCTGGATGGTTTCCAAGATGAAGAGTCTCCATGTACTTCAACAGACACTGGCAGAG TATTCTTCTTTGAAGGAGACCAGcctaaaagaagaagaacaacgGTCAGTCATGATgaccaaaataaaagtaaatgggAAACCAGCCGAGACAGAGAGGAGCCTTCAGCAAAGAAGAGGAGACCCCTGGATGTTTTCCTGGTGGATGGAGAGTCTCCATCCACCTCAGCGGACACCG ATGCCGACGAACCagggaggaaaaagagaaggtACTTTTCAGACCTGGAGGTGACCAATGAGGACACTGGAGACGACTCAGCCCTGATAG ctgCATTCGAAGCCCAGTACGTGCAGCAGAATCCTCTGGGAGAAGGAGGCTGTGGGTCGGTGTATGCTGGCTACCGTAAAGCTGATCTATTACCA GTAGCCATCAAATATGTCCCAAAGGACAAAATTTTCTGCAAGCACAGA GACAAGAATGGGAAGCTGATTTCTGTCGAGGTGGCCATCATGAAAAGACTTGGTGGTGGATCAGCTGGTTCAGCGGGGAAGTCGGCACCAGTGGCCCTGCTGGACTTTTATGATCTTCAGCAGCAACTGATCCTGGTGCTGGAGAGGCCAGTCCCTGCTCAGGACCTCTTGCAGTACATTATGGAGAATGGAGGCTGtctggaagaggaggaggccaAG ATTATAACGAAACAGCTGGTCGATGCAGCGATACATCTCCTGGAAAACCGTATTTTCCACCGGGACATCAAGGTGGAGAATATCTTGATTGAGACGGGCTCAGATGTTCCACGAGTTCGTCTCATCGACTTTGGTCTGAGCTGTGTCTTTAACAGAGGATCATCTTATAACGTCTTCTACG GCACCATCGATCGGAACTCCCCCCTGAGTGGTACTACTCCCATACATACACCGCGGGCCCAACGACGGTGTGGCAAGTGGGAGTGGTTCTGTATGAAATGGTTCACAAGTATGCGAACTTTGAGACCAGCAGATTCCTCATGA
- the dram2b gene encoding DNA damage-regulated autophagy modulator protein 2b: protein MWWFQQGLCFLPAALVIWTVASFVFAYITAVVLRHVDPLVPYISDTGTMAPERCVFGIMLDVSAFLGIATVYVRYKQVEALTGEDEVKLHRLNLVGLILGLISSFGMCVVANFQKTTLFSMHLVGAILTFGIGALYILVQTVLSFRMQPHVHSRTIYLVRLTIGVLTLGSIISMFVSSVIMYSSLSGVDVPRKLHWIPGETGYTAHIVSTVSEWCLAFSFISFFLTYIRDFQKINLRAEAVVQSSHLYDWPHGGATASNQNQRNSETSPLLAGST, encoded by the exons atgtggTGGTTCCAGCAGGGTTTGTGtttccttcctgctgctctgGTCATCTGGACGGTGGCGTCCTTCGTCTTCGCTTACATCACAGCGGTGGTGCTGAGACATGTGGATCCTCTGGTGCCGTACATCAG TGACACTGGAACGATGGCACCAGAGAGGTGTGTGTTTGGCATCATGTTGGACGTGTCAGCCTTTttag GTATCGCCACGGTGTACGTCCGTTACAAACAGGTGGAGGCTCTGACAGGTGAAGACGAGGTCAAACTCCACAGACTGAACCTGGTCGGGCTGATCCTGGGTCTGATCAGCTCGTTTGGGATGTGTGTGGTGGCAAACTTCCAG AAGACCACTCTGTTCTCGATGCACCTGGTCGGGGCGATTCTGACCTTTGGGATCGGAGCTCTCTACATCCTGGTCCAGACGGTGCTGTCCTTCCGCATGCAGCCTCACGTCCACAGCAGGACCATCTACCTGGTCCGGCTCACCATCGGGGTGTTGACGCTGGGCAGCATCATCAGCA TGTTTGTGTCGTCAGTCATCATGTACAGCAGTCTGTCAGGGGTGGACGTCCCTCGCAAGCTTCACTGGATTCCTGGAGAAACG GGTTATACGGCTCATATCGTCAGCACAGTGTCTGAGTGGTGTCTGGCCTTCTCCTTCATCAGCTTCTTCCTCACCTACATCAGAGATTTTCAG AAAATCAACCTGCGAGCCGAAGCCGTGGTGCAGAGCAGCCACCTCTATGATTGGCCACACGGAGGCGCCACAGCGTCCAATCAGAACCAACGAAACTCTGAAACGTCTCCTCTGCTGGCTGGATCCACATGA